The Arvicanthis niloticus isolate mArvNil1 chromosome 2, mArvNil1.pat.X, whole genome shotgun sequence genome includes a window with the following:
- the Galnt3 gene encoding polypeptide N-acetylgalactosaminyltransferase 3 encodes MAHLKRLVKLHIKRHYHRKFWKLGAVIFFFLVVLILMQREVSVQYSKEESKMERNLKNKNKMFDFMLEAVNNIKDAMPKMQIGAPIKENVDVPKRPCLQGYYTAAELKPVLDRPPQDSNAPGASGKPFKVTPLTPEEQKEKERGETKHCFNAFASDRISLHRDLGPDTRPPECIEQKFKRCPPLPTTSVIIVFHNEAWSTLLRTVHSVLYSSPAILLKEIILVDDASVDDYLHEKLEEYIKQFSIVKIVRQQERKGLITARLLGAAVATAETLTFLDAHCECFYGWLEPLLARIAENHTAVVSPDIASIDLNTFEFNKPSPYGSNHNRGNFDWSLSFGWESLPDHEKQRRKDETYPIKTPTFAGGLFSISKEYFEHIGSYDEEMEIWGGENIEMSFRVWQCGGQLEIMPCSVVGHVFRSKSPHTFPKGTQVIARNQVRLAEVWMDEYKEIFYRRNTDAAKIVKQKSFGDLSKRFEIKKRLQCKNFTWYLNTIYPEAYVPDLNPVISGYIKSVGQPLCLDVGENNQGGKPLILYTCHGLGGNQYFEYSAQREIRHNIQKELCLHATQGVVQLKACVYKGHRTIAPGEQIWEIRKDQLLYNPLFKMCLSSNGEHPNLVPCDSTDLLQKWIFSQNE; translated from the exons ATGGCTCACCTCAAGCGACTAGTAAAACTGCACATTAAAAGACATTACcacagaaagttctggaagcTTGGTGcagtcatctttttctttttagtagtTCTGATTTTAATGCAAAGAGAAGTAAGTGTTCAATACTCCAAGGAGGAATCaaagatggagagaaacttgaaaaacaaaaacaaaatgtttgacTTTATGCTCGAAGCTGTAAATAACATTAAAGATGCAATGCCAAAGATGCAAATAGGAGCGCCCATCAAGGAGAACGTGGACGTCCCCAAGAGGCCCTGTTTGCAAGGGTACTACACAGCAGCAGAGTTGAAACCTGTTCTTGACCGCCCACCTCAGGATTCTAATGCACCCGGGGCTTCTGGAAAGCCCTTTAAGGTCACTCCCCTCACCccagaggagcagaaggagaaagagcgTGGGGAAACGAAGCACTGCTTCAACGCCTTTGCAAGTGACAGAATTTCTCTACACCGGGATCTCGGACCTGACACCCGACCGCCTGA ATGTATTGAACAAAAGTTTAAGCGCTGCCCACCCCTGCCTACCACCAGTGTCATAATAGTCTTTCACAATGAAGCGTGGTCCACACTGCTTAGGACCGTCCACAGTGTGCTCTATTCTTCACCTGCCATACTGCTGAAGGAGATCATTTTGGTGGACGATGCTAGTGTAGATG ACTATTTGCATGAAAAACTAGAGGAATACATAAAACAGTTTTCTATTGTGAAAATAGTCAGGCAGCAAGAAAGGAAAGGCCTGATCACGGCACGGTTGCTAGGGGCAGCTGTAGCAACCGCCGAGACACTCACGTTCTTAGATGCTCACT GTGAGTGTTTCTATGGTTGGTTGGAACCTTTGCTGGCCAGAATAGCTGAGAACCACACTGCCGTGGTGAGTCCAGACATCGCATCCATAGATCTAAACACATTTGAATTCAACAAGCCTTCTCCTTACGGAAGCAACCATAACCGTGGAAATTTTGACTGGAGCCTTTCCTTTGGCTGGGAATCACTTCCTGATCAtgagaagcaaagaaggaaagacGAAACCTACCCAATTAA GACCCCCACCTTTGCAGGAGGCCTTTTTTCTATATCTAAAGAATATTTTGAGCACATTGGAAGTTACGATGAAGAAATGGAAATCTGGGGAGGTGAAAATATAGAAATGTCATTCCGA GTATGGCAGTGTGGTGGGCAGTTGGAGATTATGCCTTGCTCTGTTGTTGGACATGTTTTTCGCAGCAAAAGCCCTCACACCTTTCCAAAAGGCACTCAGGTGATTGCTCGTAACCAAGTGCGGCTTGCAGAAGTCTGGATGGACGAATACAAGGAAATATTCTATAGGAGAAACACAGACGCAGCAAAAATCGTTAAGCAA AAATCATTTGGTGATCTTTCAAAAAGATTTGAAATAAAGAAACGCCTTCAGTGTAAAAATTTTACATGGTACCTGAACACTATTTACCCGGAAGCGTATGTACCAGACCTTAATCCTGTTATATCTGGATAT ATTAAGAGTGTTGGCCAACCTTTATGTCTGGATGTTGGTGAAAATAACCAGGGAGGCAAACCATTGATTCTGTACACGTGCCATGGCCTCGGGGGAAATCAG TACTTTGAGTATTCTGCTCAGCGTGAAATCCGGCACAATATCCAGAAGGAGTTATGTCTTCATGCTACTCAGGGTGTCGTCCAGCTGAAGGCATGTGTCTATAAAGGTCACAGGACAATCGCCCCTGGAGAACAGATATGGGAGATTCGGAAG gaCCAACTTCTATATAATCCATTATTTAAAATGTGCCTTTCATCAAATGGAGAGCATCCAAACTTAGTGCCATGTGACTCAACAGATCTACTCCAAAAATGGATTTTCAGCCAAAATGAATAA